The following proteins are co-located in the Bacteroidota bacterium genome:
- a CDS encoding cytochrome c, whose amino-acid sequence MKINNTTVYKIFGSMALVALIAACGRGPNDPGTEYMPDMYVSEGYEPFTQLAESPNKINADGKNMREPAKHTIAQGQLDYYYPYQKEQYDEALKNVKMPATIAYTSENLAIGKHFYDINCFPCHGDIGLGDGAVAVKFPPGNIPSYATDRIQTLSEGGMYHSITYGKNLMGSYASVLTPTERWCVIQYVQYLSKKAKTNGATATAPSDSLKKDK is encoded by the coding sequence ATGAAAATCAATAACACAACAGTTTATAAAATATTTGGCTCAATGGCTTTGGTTGCATTAATTGCAGCTTGTGGCAGAGGCCCGAATGACCCAGGGACTGAATATATGCCCGACATGTATGTGTCGGAAGGTTACGAGCCTTTTACACAGCTTGCTGAATCTCCGAACAAAATAAATGCAGATGGTAAAAACATGCGTGAACCAGCAAAACATACTATTGCCCAAGGCCAGTTAGATTACTACTATCCTTACCAAAAGGAACAATATGATGAAGCTTTGAAAAATGTAAAAATGCCTGCAACTATTGCCTACACGTCCGAAAACCTTGCTATAGGAAAACATTTTTATGATATCAATTGCTTCCCCTGCCATGGCGACATCGGTTTGGGAGATGGGGCAGTTGCTGTAAAATTTCCTCCAGGCAATATACCTTCTTATGCAACTGATAGAATTCAAACATTAAGCGAAGGAGGTATGTATCATTCTATTACTTATGGCAAAAATTTAATGGGTTCGTATGCTTCAGTATTAACCCCCACCGAACGTTGGTGTGTAATACAATATGTACAATACCTTAGCAAAAAAGCCAAAACCAATGGTGCTACCGCCACTGCACCTAGTGACTCATTAAAAAAAGATAAATAA
- a CDS encoding DUF3341 domain-containing protein, with protein sequence MKPTNFIAGVFEDPELIYRAAKKMNSSGVKIYDCYTPFAVHGLDKTMGIERTRLSIAAFIYGCIGFLLALTLQWFTSYLDWQVNIGGKPNTPVLVTFVPVCFECTVLCTALGTIMTFWIKSKMFHGVTPDLFDDRQTSDLFILAIDADSNKNHDAINQILRENGAIDIRTKSFDKNHSLIQ encoded by the coding sequence ATGAAACCAACCAATTTTATAGCCGGCGTATTTGAAGACCCTGAATTGATTTATAGGGCTGCAAAGAAAATGAATAGCTCAGGAGTGAAAATATATGATTGTTACACTCCCTTTGCAGTGCATGGTCTTGATAAAACAATGGGTATCGAACGCACCCGCTTGAGTATTGCTGCATTTATATATGGATGTATCGGATTCCTATTAGCTTTAACTTTACAGTGGTTTACTTCTTATTTAGATTGGCAAGTAAACATAGGTGGCAAACCTAATACACCCGTTTTGGTAACCTTTGTGCCTGTATGTTTTGAGTGTACCGTTCTTTGCACGGCACTAGGAACAATTATGACTTTCTGGATTAAAAGCAAGATGTTTCATGGTGTAACACCCGATTTGTTTGACGATCGCCAAACTAGCGATTTATTTATATTGGCGATTGATGCTGACAGTAATAAAAACCACGATGCTATCAATCAAATACTTCGTGAAAATGGTGCAATCGACATTCGTACAAAATCATTCGACAAAAACCATTCATTGATACAATAA